A genome region from Cucurbita pepo subsp. pepo cultivar mu-cu-16 chromosome LG02, ASM280686v2, whole genome shotgun sequence includes the following:
- the LOC111788902 gene encoding probable long-chain-alcohol O-fatty-acyltransferase 5: MADGHSTLPPTSAAGNLMDGELSSLLQVWSIAIALIFYSYYVASKIPKGLPRLLSLFPVLFIFLLLPLNLHSFHFGGPTAFFLAWLGNFKLLLFAFDLGPLTSLPLPSLLHFAAVLCLPIKIKKQKHPEESKNRRIVEPIVLSVKVLLLAIIIRLYSYRNRMNPAMIFVLYCLHMYIGIEIVLALCSLPARAMIGAPIEPQFNKPYLSTSLQDFWSRRWNLMVPSILRPAVYDPTRSITSRIFRPKWAQFLAMVVTFAVSGFMHELMYYYFTRVAPTWEVTWFFVLHGVFTAAELAAKAAVAARKMRWRVPRVVSGPMTVGFLIATARWLMFPQLIRNGVVESTIGEYYVLVNFMKDKFV, translated from the coding sequence ATGGCAGATGGCCATTCAACCCTACCACCGACCTCCGCCGCCGGAAACCTAATGGACGGCGAACTCTCCAGCCTCCTCCAGGTATGGTCCATTGCCATTGCTCTCATTTTCTATTCTTACTATGTAGCTTCCAAAATCCCTAAGGGACTTCCCCggctcctctctctcttccccgtcctcttcatcttcctcctcctccctctGAATCTTCACTCCTTCCATTTCGGCGGTCCGACTGCCTTCTTCCTCGCTTGGCTCGGCAACTTCAAACTCCTCCTCTTCGCCTTCGATCTCGGTCCTCTCACCTCCTTGCCGCTCCCAAGCCTCCTCCACTTCGCCGCTGTGCTCTGTCTTCcgatcaagatcaagaagcAAAAACATCCTGAAGAATCTAAGAATCGAAGAATCGTAGAGCCGATTGTTCTTTCCGTGAAGGTTTTGCTTCTAGCGATTATCATTCGGCTTTACAGTTACCGAAATCGTATGAATCCAGCGATGATTTTCGTTCTTTACTGTCTCCATATGTACATCGGCATCGAAATCGTTCTCGCTCTGTGTTCACTTCCAGCGAGAGCGATGATTGGAGCGCCGATCGAACCGCAGTTCAACAAGCCGTATCTCTCCACGTCGCTTCAGGATTTCTGGAGCCGTCGATGGAATCTCATGGTTCCGAGTATTCTACGCCCGGCCGTATACGATCCCACCCGTTCCATAACTTCCCGCATTTTCCGGCCCAAGTGGGCCCAATTTCTGGCCATGGTGGTTACGTTTGCTGTCTCTGGCTTTATGCACGAGTTGATGTATTATTACTTCACACGTGTCGCTCCCACATGGGAAGTCACGTGGTTCTTTGTCCTGCACGGCGTGTTCACTGCGGCGGAGTTGGCGGCGAAGGCTGCGGTGGCGGCCCGGAAAATGCGGTGGCGGGTTCCCCGGGTGGTGTCCGGGCCGATGACGGTGGGGTTTCTGATAGCGACGGCGAGGTGGCTGATGTTCCCTCAGCTGATTCGAAATGGCGTTGTTGAGAGCACAATCGGCGAGTATTACGTTTTGGTCAACTTTATGAAAGAcaaatttgtttga